One window of the Candidatus Bathyarchaeota archaeon genome contains the following:
- a CDS encoding amino acid-binding protein: MWSLIASFFKKHPERLKVAKVLVENGLRINHNGKIYCNEIEVPAAKIAKFAGVDRRTVCETIKVIQENKELNSIFTNIRSAGLSLRELAKHLGFGVVEITPKDPKTVGVLAGAASILAEEGIGIRQALADDPELTPQPKLTLITEKKIPGNLIPKLLNVKGVEKISIY; encoded by the coding sequence TTGTGGAGTTTAATCGCTTCCTTCTTTAAAAAACATCCTGAACGACTAAAAGTTGCTAAAGTACTCGTTGAAAATGGGTTAAGAATAAACCATAATGGAAAAATTTACTGCAACGAAATTGAGGTTCCAGCAGCTAAAATCGCTAAATTCGCTGGAGTAGATAGACGAACAGTTTGCGAAACAATTAAAGTTATTCAGGAAAATAAAGAATTAAACAGTATATTCACTAATATTAGATCAGCAGGTTTATCCTTAAGGGAACTTGCAAAACATTTAGGTTTTGGTGTTGTTGAAATAACACCTAAAGATCCTAAAACTGTTGGGGTTTTAGCTGGTGCAGCCTCTATTTTAGCTGAAGAAGGAATAGGAATAAGACAAGCTTTAGCTGATGATCCTGAGTTAACTCCACAACCTAAATTAACTTTGATAACAGAGAAAAAAATACCTGGAAATCTTATCCCTAAACTTTTAAACGTTAAAGGTGTAGAAAAGATCTCTATTTATTAA
- a CDS encoding UPF0147 family protein: MNPRKSTKKLAEYEEKIKQALNVLTEVSQDTTTPRNIRRAAKETINALQDSRFTLGVRASNAIAILEEISQDPNMPPYTRVKLWNVVSFLETIKD, translated from the coding sequence ATGAACCCTAGAAAATCAACCAAAAAATTAGCTGAGTATGAGGAAAAAATTAAGCAAGCTTTAAATGTTTTAACTGAAGTTTCCCAGGATACTACAACTCCAAGAAATATTAGGAGAGCTGCTAAAGAAACTATTAATGCGCTTCAAGATTCACGCTTTACTTTAGGTGTTAGAGCATCAAATGCAATAGCTATACTTGAGGAAATTTCTCAAGACCCAAATATGCCTCCATATACTCGCGTTAAACTTTGGAATGTTGTAAGTTTTTTAGAGACGATAAAAGATTAA
- a CDS encoding TrpB-like pyridoxal phosphate-dependent enzyme, which yields MVKELIDKEHAVFLSPDEMPTSWYNILADLPEPLPPPLDPKTLQPINPESLFRIFAKELVLQEASTTRYIKIPEEVRDVYLKLPRPTPLIRARRLEKFLKTPAEIYYKCEHLSPTGSHKSNTAIPQAYYNMVQGIEKVVTETGAGQWGSALAMAAALFNLKCTVYMTASSYDKKPGRRIMMEVWGAKVYRSPSENTEFGRKILSKDPNHPGSLGIAISEAIEDVLKDDDSRYCLGSVLNHVLLHQTIIGQEAKKQLEIIDVNPDVICGCIGGGSNYAGFSYPFMMDKLKGKKPEIEFIACEPKAVPSTTKGKYTYDFGDSAEITPLLKMYTIGHNYYPPPIHGAGLRYHGKAPSLCYLINRGYMKSVAYDQTSVGEAAKIFAQTEGIIAAPETAHAIRCVIDVALECKKTGEKKVIVFNNSGHGLLDLAFYEELIEGKLVDWEPTKIVIPEYIKNQS from the coding sequence ATGGTAAAAGAGTTAATTGATAAGGAACATGCTGTTTTCTTAAGCCCTGATGAAATGCCAACTTCATGGTATAATATTCTAGCTGATCTTCCAGAACCTCTTCCACCACCATTAGATCCAAAAACGCTTCAACCAATAAATCCTGAATCACTTTTCCGAATTTTCGCTAAAGAGCTTGTTCTTCAAGAAGCTTCAACAACACGTTATATTAAGATTCCAGAAGAAGTTAGAGATGTTTATCTTAAGCTTCCTAGGCCAACTCCCCTTATACGTGCTAGAAGACTTGAAAAATTTCTTAAAACTCCAGCTGAAATCTATTATAAATGTGAACATTTAAGTCCTACTGGAAGCCATAAATCTAACACAGCTATCCCTCAAGCTTACTATAATATGGTTCAAGGAATCGAAAAAGTTGTTACTGAGACAGGCGCGGGTCAATGGGGTTCAGCATTAGCGATGGCTGCTGCATTATTTAATTTAAAATGCACAGTTTATATGACGGCTTCAAGTTATGATAAAAAACCTGGAAGAAGAATAATGATGGAGGTATGGGGAGCTAAAGTTTATAGATCTCCAAGTGAAAATACCGAATTTGGAAGGAAAATACTTTCGAAAGATCCAAATCATCCTGGATCTCTTGGGATAGCCATAAGTGAAGCTATAGAAGATGTTCTTAAAGATGATGATTCTAGATATTGTTTAGGTTCAGTTTTAAACCATGTGTTACTTCATCAAACTATAATTGGTCAAGAAGCGAAAAAACAACTTGAAATTATAGATGTGAATCCAGATGTCATATGTGGCTGTATTGGTGGAGGATCAAACTATGCTGGTTTTAGTTATCCATTTATGATGGATAAATTGAAGGGGAAAAAACCCGAAATAGAATTTATAGCTTGTGAACCAAAAGCTGTTCCATCAACAACAAAAGGTAAATATACGTATGATTTTGGTGATTCTGCAGAAATAACTCCATTACTAAAAATGTACACTATAGGCCATAATTATTATCCACCTCCAATACATGGTGCAGGTTTAAGATATCACGGAAAAGCTCCATCTCTATGTTACCTTATAAATAGAGGTTATATGAAGTCTGTAGCTTATGATCAAACTTCTGTTGGGGAAGCTGCAAAAATATTCGCTCAAACTGAAGGCATAATAGCAGCTCCAGAAACAGCTCATGCAATTAGATGCGTTATTGATGTGGCTTTAGAGTGTAAAAAAACAGGTGAGAAAAAAGTTATAGTATTTAACAATAGTGGTCATGGACTTTTAGATTTAGCATTTTATGAAGAGCTTATTGAAGGAAAGCTTGTTGATTGGGAACCTACAAAAATAGTTATACCAGAATACATTAAAAATCAATCTTAA
- a CDS encoding signal recognition particle protein Srp54, protein MSALENLGKSLREAIKKLLGKSLVDEEVVKELIRDLQRVLLQSDVNVKLVFELSKRVEERALKEVLPPGISRKEHIIKVLYDELTKILGEKPAEIDFAKEKKKVIMLVGIQGSGKTTGAVKIARFYQKKGLKTALICADTYRLGAYPQLQQLASKVGIPVYWEENSKPEKIALHGKDKFIKEGYDLIIIDTAGRHKNENELMEEMKRLVEVVKPDEVMLVIDGTIGQQAFAHAEAFNKSTSIGSIYVTKLDGSARGGGALSAIAATGAKIKFIGTGENIEDIEPFVPSKFVGRLLGMGDLEALIEKVKEVEEGLTKKEAKAILEGKFTLKDLYNQMNTLKRMGPLKKLWGMLPGGVEVPEDQIELIEKKLSAWRVIIQSMTKEEVEDPKIIDSSRIKRIARGSGRSEKEVKELISQYFNMKRMIKTLKRRKALLMKKIPFPS, encoded by the coding sequence TTGAGTGCCTTAGAGAATTTAGGTAAATCTTTAAGAGAAGCCATTAAAAAACTTTTGGGAAAATCGTTAGTAGATGAAGAAGTTGTTAAAGAATTAATTAGAGATTTACAACGAGTTCTTCTTCAATCAGATGTAAATGTAAAACTTGTTTTTGAATTATCTAAAAGAGTTGAAGAAAGAGCATTAAAAGAAGTTTTACCTCCAGGAATATCAAGAAAAGAACATATAATTAAGGTTCTTTATGATGAACTTACTAAAATTTTAGGTGAAAAACCTGCAGAAATAGATTTTGCTAAAGAAAAGAAAAAAGTTATAATGCTTGTTGGAATACAAGGTTCAGGCAAAACAACTGGAGCTGTAAAAATAGCTAGATTTTATCAAAAAAAAGGTTTAAAAACTGCTTTAATATGCGCAGATACCTATAGGCTTGGGGCTTATCCTCAATTACAACAATTAGCAAGCAAAGTTGGAATACCAGTATATTGGGAGGAAAACTCTAAACCTGAAAAAATTGCTTTACATGGAAAAGATAAATTTATTAAAGAAGGCTATGACCTTATAATAATTGATACAGCTGGTCGACATAAAAATGAGAATGAACTTATGGAAGAAATGAAGAGATTAGTTGAAGTTGTAAAACCTGATGAAGTTATGTTGGTTATTGATGGTACAATTGGTCAACAAGCTTTCGCTCATGCAGAAGCATTTAATAAATCAACTAGTATAGGATCAATTTACGTTACAAAACTTGATGGTTCAGCAAGGGGAGGAGGAGCATTATCAGCTATAGCGGCTACTGGAGCAAAAATTAAGTTTATAGGTACAGGAGAAAACATAGAAGATATAGAACCTTTTGTTCCATCGAAATTCGTTGGTAGGCTTTTAGGGATGGGGGATTTAGAAGCTTTAATCGAGAAAGTTAAGGAAGTTGAAGAGGGCTTAACAAAAAAAGAAGCTAAAGCAATTTTAGAGGGAAAATTCACTTTAAAAGATCTTTATAATCAAATGAATACGTTAAAACGCATGGGTCCATTAAAAAAGCTCTGGGGAATGCTTCCAGGTGGTGTTGAAGTCCCTGAAGACCAAATTGAATTGATTGAAAAAAAACTTAGTGCTTGGAGAGTAATAATTCAATCAATGACTAAAGAAGAAGTTGAAGACCCAAAAATTATTGATTCCTCAAGAATAAAAAGGATAGCTAGGGGCTCTGGAAGAAGCGAGAAAGAAGTAAAAGAACTTATAAGCCAGTACTTTAATATGAAACGAATGATTAAAACTTTAAAGAGGAGAAAAGCTCTTTTAATGAAGAAGATTCCCTTTCCATCCTAA